Proteins from one Mercurialis annua linkage group LG7, ddMerAnnu1.2, whole genome shotgun sequence genomic window:
- the LOC126657193 gene encoding uncharacterized protein LOC126657193, translated as MWRSLPTSQRILGGVDPKIISHKLNVDAKCKPVKQKKRTFSLEKQIAIRDEVEKLSKAGFIRKVDYPEWLANVVLIKKSNAEPGKVRFRSTLGEISRASHLGERHRGEPGENRGSNEHESTQLGEGKECNTAFEELKVYLSTPPVLGRPEPGEILYLYLSVNDETAAAVLVKEDKGLQTPVYYLSRVLKGPEVAAEKLRRYFEAHIIVVHFIAETTASDQPEEPDEQLLRRVLEVDGASNLDGSGAGVVLKGPHGVTLRSSVKFDFPASNNAAEYEALLIGLRMVNVVKAEHVTIRSDSQLVVCQTLATVNEKIPGVHFSVQKHSSIDNYETIFLTQPLENWMQGIAHYLMDGTLPENRDKAYKILRQAPYYAFLDGVLYRKSFTHPWSRCLTAEEGEYVLREIHEGICGAHIAPRMLAKKAVLQGYYWPLMVKQAEEIVKKCENCQRHQNIRHAPTTEQCPITSPWPFTTWGIDILGPFTPTTGQKKFLIVAVDHFTKWLEVEAVSTITEARIRDFFWRQIVCRFGIPRALVTDNGKQFNCRAFKEFCNDLHIDLRFTSVVHPQSNGMTEVTNRTILKGLKARLGEFDRQWLEELPKEPILAFFILSLSQEPIHENDKKKFTLLEPARKLN; from the exons atGTGGAGGAGTTTACCAACAAGCCAGAGGATATTGGGGGGGGTAGACCCTAAGATCATCTCGCACAAGTTAAACGTGGATGCGAAATGCAAAcctgtcaagcaaaagaaaagaactttctctctGGAGAAACAGATTGCTATCCGAGATGAAGTGGAGAAGCTCTCGAAAGCCGGGTTTATCAGGAAAGTAGACTACCCTGAATGGCTGGCTAATGTAGTCTTGATCAAGAAGTCCAACg CTGAACCCGGAAAAGTGCGTTTTCGCAGTACGCTCGGGGAAATTTCTAGGGCATCTCATCTCGGAGAAAGGCATCGAGGCGAACCCGGAGAAAATCGAGGCAGTAATGAGCATGAAAGCACCCAGCTCGGTGAAGGAA agGAGTGTAACACAGCTTTTGAAGAGCTGAAAGTTTACCTCAGCACACCCCCGGTGCTAGGTAGACCTGAGCCTGGGGAAATCTTGTACTTGTATCTCTCGGTGAATGACGAGACAGCAGCGGCAGTCCTGGTGAAGGAGGATAAGGGTCTGCAAACCCCAGTTTACTATCTCAGCagggtcttgaaaggcccggag GTGGCGGCGGAAAAGCTAAGGAGATATTTCGAGGCTCACATCATTGTAGTAC ATTTCATAGCTGAGACCACTGCAAGCGACCAACCTGAAGAACCTGATGAACAACTTCTACGGCGGGTCTTAGAAGTCGACGGGGCATCAAATCTGGATGGATCTGGGGCAGGcgtagtcttgaaaggccctcacGGAGTCACACTCCGAAGCTCGGTAAAATTCGATTTCCCGGCATCCAACAATGCCGCGGAGTATGAGGCTCTGTTGATCGGATTGAGAATGGTAAACGTGGTCAAGGCCGAGCACGTAACAATAAGGAGTGATTCTCAGTTAGTCGTTTGTCAAACTCtgg caacagtgaACGAAAAGATACCAGGAGTCCATTTCTCTGTTCAAAAGCATTCCAGTATTGACAACTATGAAACCATTTTTCTAACTCAGCCTTTGGAAAACTGGATGCAAGGTATAGCCCACTACCTGATGGATGGAACTCTGCCAGAAAACAGAGATAAAGCCTACAAAATCTTGCGACAAGCTCCGTACTACGCGTTCCTCGACGGAGTCTTGTACAGAAAGTCATTCACCcacccgtggtcgagatgcTTGACAGCTGAGGAAGGAGAGTATGTGTTGAGAGAGATACATGAGGGTATCTGCGGGGCACACATAGCTCCTCGCATGTTGGCCAAGAAAGCAGTGTTGCAGGGCTACTACTGGCCCCTGATGGTTAAGCAAGCagaggagatagtaaagaaGTGTGAAAACTGCCAGAGACACCAGAATATCCGACATGCTCCTACTACAGAGCAGTGTCCTATTACCAGTCCTTGGCCATTTACAACGTGGGGAATTGACATCCTGGGGCCTTTCACGccaaccacggggcagaaaaagttcttgatagtggcagtagatcacTTTACTAAGTGGCtcgaggtagaggcagtgagCACCATCACAGAAGCTCGGATCCGGGATTTCTTCTGGAGGCAAATTGTGTGTCGTTTCGGTATACCCAGAGCGTTGGTAACTGATAACGGAAAGCAGTTCAACTGCCGAGCCTTCAAGGAATTTTGCAACGACTTGCACATTGACCTGCGCTTCACGTCAGTAGTTCACCCGCAGAGCAATGGGATGACTGAAGTAACCAACCGGACGATCCTAAAAGGGCTCAAGGCCAGGCTAGGGGAGTTCGATAGacagtggctggaagagctaccgaag GAACCTATCCTAGCATTTTTTATCCTAAGTCTGAGTCAAGAACCCATACATGAAAACGACAAGAAAAAGTTCACACTACTGGAACCAGCTCGGAAACTAAACTAA